A stretch of DNA from Pseudopipra pipra isolate bDixPip1 chromosome 1, bDixPip1.hap1, whole genome shotgun sequence:
TTCATATACATAGCAGGGGCATTAAAGATTCAGCTCCTTATAGCAATATTCATAACTACAGGTAAATATTTGCTCTAAATTCATCTTCAATCTATCATGTTTAGGTAAAATTCCCTTAAGTCTCTAGCTTTTGCTAAAGATAAGTGGTTAAATTCTTTTGCTTGAAATACATCTACTGCTGCTAACAAACCCAGActtctcctctgcctccccacTCCTGCCCTGATCTTTACTACTCCATACCCAGGTTACATTACTGTGGATGGAAGCTGCTCCCTCAGTCCTTTCTTAAACCTTTTTTATAACTTTCCCTcacttttttttataaagtatCATTATTTTGGATTATATCCTTCTTTCCTTGTATCTCTATATTTCACTGCTCCTTTTTCCAAAACATAATGAAACACTTTCCCATCCTTTCAATTAATTTGCATGATAGCCTCAGCAGTCCTCTTGCTGACTGCTGCATCTTCTTTTTTCCAATCGCTCTTGTGTTGCTTCCATCCAGCTTTTTCACAGCTCTACTACTCAACATAACTTTCTTCGTGGACCATAtcacttttctctttaaattttcTCCAAGATCCACTATTGCTCTTAAAATTCTTGTCTTTTTCTCTACCCTGACCCAAATCTCAGAACTGAATCTGTGTCCTATATGGGCATTTCTGTCACCCACTCATTATCTTTTATGTTGTCCTTGACCATAAAACTGTGCTGCAGAAGTCGCTATTATATTCAGGTCTGTGTCCTCATTTTATTCCAAACATTCGGAAAGAtagtttttttcatataaagGCCACACTATTAACTTGTTCTCCCTAACTAATGAAAAGAATACTCAGGTTACCTAACAAGTACAACTGAGTTGCCTTTGGTAGGAGATAGCTATGCTAAATTATACCAGAAGAGAAACTGGCCAAAATACAAGTTAACTTCTCCATTTAGAATTTCTTACTGTGCTTTGATTTATCTGTGCCTTATCTTCTGGAGTTTCAGCTGTGAAGGGCAATAATTGTCTTTATCCTTGTGCTGAATACCACTGCTGTGGTCTCAGTTCTTTCAAGCTGGTAAATAATGAGATACTCATGAAATTCTTAGCGGGTGTTTTGCGTTAATATCTCATCTGATTTCAGTGGGAGGTTTACCTGACTAAGATCTTCCACAAAGCAGAATAATTTCTTGTTCCCCCTACCAGGTAACAAATGCCAGCTTAATACGTCAATCCATCATCACATAGTTATGTGTTACACGTAGCCAAAAGTCCCAATAATAAATTCTAATCTCCTTGGGAtgataaaatagaaaattaacGTGAACCTATTGTAAATAAAACTTAATTCCCTAAAAAGCAAGGCCTACTTATACCTTAATAACACAATGGTCCTTCCACCTGTCAGTCTAGAAACTCAGTACCACTTGGTATgacataatttattttgttctaaCAAACCTGTTAGTAAGGTGAGCCCTACAGCTCTTGGAGAGAGGATTGTGGAGTGGCAAAACATTAGGTCAGttccacagagaaaacaaaactgcatTATTATGGCCAGGGGCAgaattggagttgttttttgAAGCACTGGAGCATATATTTTGAAGTGCAACCCTTGCTTTTGCTAACAGGTGAGAGTTTAATTCAGTTGCTTGGGCAAAAATAGAGGCACAGCAAGACCTGACTCTTTGTTCAAAGCTCTGCCATGAAAAGGAGGCAAAGTTCAGGCataaaaaggagggaaattTGACGCTTCGCCCTGGTTCTGGCCAAGACAGGGTtgatttttgcagtagccaggagggggcaTGGCTAAGACacagaggttattctataccacctcacatcAAAACAACACcacaaaacattttccagggacagggggagggGTTCTGTACAGGTCATGTAGTGTGGTGGCACAGTGAGGTATTGTCGGGGGTCTATGCGTGGTGTAGTGGTGAGCACTCTCTTGGGAATGGTTCACCTCTTTACACTCTGTTATTAATAtagttgctgttactgttcattttcttattctgttgctgtttccagtaaattgttcttatctctaTCCAtaatctttaccttttgtgacTCCAATTCTCTTCTCCAtctggctgcaggggaagaggaagggaaacgGGGGAGTGAGCTAGCAGCACGTGGTTTGGAATGTTTTGGTAGGAACATAAAATtggggaataccattcctaacCCACAACACACATCCTGTTAGGAAATGTGGAAATTAGCTACCTGAAGGAGAGATGCTTCTCTTCCCTTTACAGTGAATGGCTGTGTGATATGCCAAAAGTTTTTTTAACTTCAGGATGTAGTGTTACTGGGGAACACCCCACAGGCTGTACCATGAACTATGACACTAGACAGGATGTTCAGAATGGGCCCCATTCTTCCCTTgccataattattttttcatgtttaagaGCACCTGATCTGTTTTATTGTCATGACTCAGTGGTACCTTGTGACACAGACACGCAAAAGTCCACCTCAAATCTTCTATCATAACTCATCATGATGCAGTGCTATATGAGTTATGGGCTGTCTTGATAGTAGAGAATACTGCTCATATCTGGCAGAAAAGAGTTTGCCTGAGGGCTAGCTAAAAAACCAAAGACCTATTTGCCAAATGTGAATGGAGTAAATTCTCTTGTGATCCATGCTGCAGAGCATGGTACACATCTGATACTTACATGTATCAGGAAGAGGAGTGTCTGCCAAAAAGCAGACATGCCACCAtcactttctttcccttcatcCCTTGtggtaatttaatttttctctttcatcctGAGTAAATGTTGAGCTTTGCTAACACTAAAAGTACATTTCATTACGCTTTGTGATAATTGGTCTGTTGGTAATTTGAAGGTTGATTAGTTTTTTGTTACCTTTAATTACAAACAGCCACCCTTTAAGTGTTGCTTTAGTGCCAATCTGCTGCTCTAGTCAAGAATAATTTAGAAATTTCTCTTGTAGTTGAAAGAAACTGCTGATGGACAGGCGATCTGGCTGATGGATGGATCCAATACATATTCTCTCATGGTAGATGATACCAGCAATGAAAGGACCATGCACTGCTTGCAATGGCAGGGCTTGTTATGTCAGTTAATTGCCATTTGTTGTTAATCAGTTACATAAACCAGCAAATATAGTCTCCATTGACCTGTAAGAGGAGTAATCATTATTTGGCACAGAGTACTGCTCCCTTTAGTCCCTGGGCTCTTGACAGAAGATACAGTCTTGTTTCTGATCCTCTCCTGATTCAATCTGAATAGTGATGGAGTGGAAGCTGTAGTGCTCAAATAGGGCTTGGGTAATATCTCTCAAAATCTTCTGGCTGTCCGTTGTGTCTGCTATAGATAGCAAgcagaaaataatcaaaatacatacatttttatactactttaaagaaaagtaaatgtttACTGACAGAAACTTGTACCAAGAAGTTTGTTTGAGAAGTGTTTCTTGTCCTTTTTATCCTTCTTTCAGGAACCTCCATGTCAGCAAAAGATTGTTCATTCAAATGTGGTTGGAATATGCAATTTTTGGCAAGAGCTAAGCTAAGAGTAATCACCATAGAAATTCAGTTTGGCAGAAGACTGGAGGAAAGCAGAAATACTTAATAAAGATTAGTTCATCCAGTCAAAGAGTAGCAGCAGTGCCAAGTGATTTGGGTGGCTGATAGACCCTCTGTTTTTGGGAAGTAGGGACACCATGGAGGACTTCACCACTGAACCTGTCCTTGGCCAAacagaggtggattttttttcttaaatagacCTTAATATATACAAAGCAAACATATGGATGAGAAAATTGATCTGGGTAGTGCACAATTTGTCAACTGGGATAAGaattacagtttaaaaaatattttataatattaacTATTCCCATGGAGTTTTCTCTACATTCCAAACTATGTTTAAAGATTGTTTTATGACTAGAGATGCATCTGCAATGCAGATTTGCCCTGTAAGTTTTTGTTATAGGGATCAACAGTTTTCAAGTTTGACAAATCCACTCCAGAATctatttgtgaaaaaaatacagtctgAGCCTAATTcttctaatttatttaaaatactttgtggTTTACTTCCTTGCTTCACAGCCTctgtaattttcaaattttggACTAAGTAGAGGTCCCTGTTGTTTTGGCAAGATTTCCGAGAGGAGGATTTGAGAGCTTTTCTTGTTAttgttgttggttttatttttccaacaAAATCATGCCAAGTTTTTTAACAAGCAACTGATATACAGTCAGTTTCATCCAAATCAGGAAAGACTGACCTTTACTAGACAGCAGCTGAATACTTACTCCCTGCTTACAGAAATTTACTGACCTGTGGCAACGTGAGCAGACAGAGCAGTTTGATTCATTGTCAGAGACCAAAGATGAAGGTTGTGAATAGACTCCACTTTCTCAACTGCTAAAATTCTTGCTTTCACTTCATCATAAGCAAATCCTTTTGATGTTCCTGAAAAGGAGAAATTGAtgggaaaagaatattttaaggaataaaaatgaTGATTGATAGAGGAAAATGCATCATGAACCTTTATTCACTTTAGAtgtataatttttataaaaatatttaatgctttGAAAGCCCATCTATTTCAGAGTTCACTGTGCTATTTAATCCTATCCCTTGTTATACACTTGTCCATGGAAGGTGTAGACTCATGCATGTTTTAGGAGATACCCTGAGGGTTCAGTTTACATAGGATGAGTGTTTTGGCCAGAACATGTCCTAGTTTTGCACCAATATATTTTGTGAGTGCAGATTCTATGGCATCACTTGAACACCTCTGGGGCATTTTGTCCTCAATACATTCACACAATAGAGAAGCATCTATTTagcagggaaggaaaggtgAACGTAAAGATTAAAATGGTTTGACTCAGGAATCTTAAATGAGATTAGATCCCAGGTCTAGTTATTGAGTAGCCAGTGGTTGTTTTCCTAGACAAGCCTTCTTACAATACATGATGGTGGTGACCATCATTCAGAGTGAGGACAATTGTGACAGGATGAGTTGCAACATGAAATTCAGAGTTTAATTTAAGTCCAAATTTGAATAAGAAGTTTAACAACACATAATCCCTGGAGTGAGGCCTGGGAATTTGCAAATGCACGTGAGCAGCTATGAGCTAGGATGCTCATCATGATCCGCTTGGATCagtaaactgaaaaatatttttaattccacCAGTTATGAAGTATAATAATGATGAGCACAGTATTGGTTAATTTTGTCTTTCATACCCAACTGATACTTATTTATAATTGTCAATGACCTCAGTGTTGTATGCTTTGTCCTATCCATTTATTACAAGAATGATATGCTATATGGAGTACTGACTTAATAGAATATGATGCTGACATGCTCATGCTCTTTTACAGAAAACCACGGACAGTCAGTGCCTACATGACACAGCCAGTCACAGGGGCTGTGGAGCTGATGGTCTGGGACAAGACTGGGTGCATGAGATAAGAGCCacctccagcaccagctccaacATCCAATTTGTCTTCAGAAAATTCTGGGCAGAATGCTATTTAGGAGAGAGGAGCCTGGTTTCAGAGCCttctcaggaggacagtgtaAAAGGTCTTGCTGCAAGCGGGATCAGAGCACTGTGATTTTGGCATGTCAGCACTGCTTATAGAAGCTGGGAGTCGCTGCTGAGAAAGAGACTCATAGGTGTCAGGGGTTGCCAGACCTTCCTGgtaacttgattttttttcagtaatgaaGACATCTTCTGATTTTTTGACAGCCAGAATACAGCCAGTTGCTGCACTCTTGTCTAGGTACACTTCTACATGGATGTATCTCTATCTCACAAtcactgaaagcaaaacaacacTAGAATGAAGCTTTACTGTAAAACAATATTGGAAACATTATTTCTTGAAACAAAAGTAGGTGCAAAGTGAAAGAGAGAAGTAAATAGCCATGCAGACAGTCATACTGAGTATCCATTAAAAACCTGCATCATTAGAGCtacttttccctttaatccttGTGTTTTCATGGCTGAGAAAGAGGTTGCATTATATTATTCAGTGTGAGGAAGGCAAAAACATGCCTCTGTGAATGCTCAAGTCATTTGGCCTTACAAATCAAATGTTCAAGCCCATAGCTGACAGGATTAAATATTGCTAAGCTTAGTTCTTCTTGCTGCTGATGTACTGAGAATTGTCTATTCCAGTGCATTTGAACATGACTGGAAAGGTCCAATAGCTTGCTTTTCTAGACTGGTGTAACTAAAAATCTTTCAAACTTCTGCCTCTTGCACTCAGTCCATTTAACAGAAACAGTTCAAGGcacagtctttttcttttttttttttttttttttttcccacaaaggCTTTTATTTCACACAAGTAAAGGAAATACACAATGAATGAGGTGAGTAGGCATCTCATATGCCAAAATGGTGATAAAAAGCAATGCTACACATACGACAGACAAAAGCAAGTCAGAGCTCATTAGTAAAACACCAATACACTGATTTTTACAAAAACTGGCATATGTGTAAACCTAGAGTTTACAGAAAACAGTTttgattaaaattaaaagtagtTTAAAGTATGATCAGAATCTTAAGAATATTGGAAACTGATGTAGAAGTGTGTTATTATAATTTTTCAGCACATATAAGCATTATGGAGAAAGAgatagaagaaaacaaacccaaaatataAGTTTATTGATTCTGGAATCAGGTCCTACCTTCCATTAGCACAATCAAAATATCCCTTAAAATGGTGATGGTAGTTGCCAAAACAAAGATGGAAAACACAAATGTGCAGATTGGGTCAGCTATTTTGTATTCTGGCTAGAAAAATATGAACACATCACTTagttaatttcatttttgtttgttattgGAATTTTTAATTAGTTAATATCAAAGAATAATATATTCAATTCATCTAGTACAGAATGAGTGCTGGCCTCCTTTGTCAGGGAGCCTCAGCCTCCGTACAGAAAATGAGGGTGCTACAAACGACAAAATGGAGAGACACTGAAGTATCCGCTTGGAACACTAAGAAGCAAGTGTTACACTCTCAACAGTCATTTCAGTTCCCAAGTATAGTTCTCTTTGACTAAATTACAAAGTGTATCATTAAGACAGACGAAATATTTACAGAGTACCCGGTGTCACAATGCTGTGAAAGTAACACTTATCCTTAATTGCAAGGAAGGCAAGTGAACTAATAAAACTAACCTTAAAGAAGATGATAAGTGCGCTAATTAGCACACTAATGCTCTGGAATAGGTCTCCAACGGCATGCACAAAGGCTGCCCGCAGGCTGGCATTGCTCAGAGCTGGCTTTTCTCGAGGGGCTGACACGTGTTCCCTGGCTTGTGCCCCATGGCTGTGCCCGTGGCCGGTCTGGTGCAGAATCAGGCTTAGTCTGCAAGAGACGTAAAGCTGCAAATACCAGCGGATATACTGCATCTCTGAAAGCAGTGATGTCACACACATCATCACCCCTCTCACTTCTGAATGCTGAACGGTGAAATCTGACACATTAGGTAGAAATACAGAGTGGCTAAGCAGATAATTCCTGCGTGTTTCACTGGTTTGCATACAAACAAGAAAGTCTGTGAACAGGGTAATTAATGAGACCTCATTTTCTACAGAGTTCTTGAATATTCTGACATCAATTAAAAGCGAGATGGAGATTAATCTTTTCCTGGAATTTTGCCTTCTCAGTGTGGCAGCTAACAGAAAGTAGGAGAGCAACTGCAACTTTCAATGAGAAGCACGATCTCTCTTCTCAACTCCTTTCCATATCCTCATGAACGTCATAAGTACTTAATATTTTTGAGGCCAATATCTCTATATAGTTTTTTATTGAATTACAGCAGCAGGCTCAAGTTTCAAATATTATatggagaggaaaacaaaataacttaCAGGATGTTGGCGAGCACGGCAAAAGCAGAGGTGATGAGCATCACTGTAGTATCAATATCGTAATCAGGGTGCAGCAGCCTCATGCTAGCCAAATATATCAACACGCCAGTCACCATCCAGACAATTATCATAGACATCAAAGCTCCCAGAATTTCTAGGAATTAAAACAATCTGATTTTAACAGTCAGAACagaaatgcaagaaattttaagaggtTGATGGTAATGGTTCCAGACTTGTTGAGCTTTATAGCCAGGAGACTGGCTTCTTGTATGTTGGCAGAGAATGCATGCAAAGAATGGGCTAAACCCCTTTCTGGTCATAGTAAATTCAGTGACTTCCCAGGGCAGCCTTATGCATGTGATAGCCTTACCCTGTTCTACCTGCCCCTACTTTTGGCTCCTTTTCAGTGTTGAGTTCGTGTGTCATTCAAAGAAATTGGAGAGATGAAAAAGATCATTTGGGCAGTTCTGGTAGGAGCAAAAAGAACTATAATGAGAAGGAAGGATAAAAGAGCAAATCTTGTGTAGTTTCCTGGCCCTGATAGTGTGGTGTGAAAACTCCAAAGACCAGCCCTCCTTCCCCAACAAGATTATCTTGATCACAGGAGCAGAAGTcggagggaaggagaaaggcaCAGCTCACTCAAACCCACTGGCAGACATAATCCCTGTCCATTACCTTCCCCTCTTTCTGCACACTTCTTATCACTTCACAGTTCAGAAAAGCAGTAACAGCCCCCAAAGAGGTCCTGCCAGCAAAACTTATCCTGGAATTCGTCCTGCCAATGCC
This window harbors:
- the SLC30A8 gene encoding proton-coupled zinc antiporter SLC30A8 produces the protein MVVTPSGLGKQLSLAEGLLRRLLKHFHSKLFGRDFCINQEDISAHIFFQQRPESLRGKTKTSKTPSTFLMATKKGLERACLVSERDTKKYSLALDRMSWLQKNLNEDRQQQEAEVAEANPAYHCHGYSQAYENRKREQHQARRKLCVASVICIFFMIAEITGEYVCGQIAGSLAVVTDAAHILVDLTSFLISLFSLWLASKPPTKQLTFGWHRAEILGALMSMIIVWMVTGVLIYLASMRLLHPDYDIDTTVMLITSAFAVLANILLSLILHQTGHGHSHGAQAREHVSAPREKPALSNASLRAAFVHAVGDLFQSISVLISALIIFFKPEYKIADPICTFVFSIFVLATTITILRDILIVLMEGTSKGFAYDEVKARILAVEKVESIHNLHLWSLTMNQTALSAHVATADTTDSQKILRDITQALFEHYSFHSITIQIESGEDQKQDCIFCQEPRD